A portion of the bacterium genome contains these proteins:
- a CDS encoding methionine adenosyltransferase domain-containing protein → MIRISEIVLPGHPDKFCDQVADAIVAEGVQIDPDAYAQIEVAVWSCQLWLTGGICTRRPLARTLREIVVETGLAIGYVPGNHVDANRYTVHSAVCEVLDDPARFTGKVNDQSVVLGWAGYDANTRYLPPEHYLCHVLREALAAACADGPLAGQGPDGKLLLRLREEGGRWIVEHLLVTLQQRADAKFMDVCEALVQVLALAYAGARERDPRWRARWDEIELMINPNGPLVQAGSNGDNGQTGRKLVMDFYGPRIPIGGGALSGKHLSHIDRIGSYGAREAAVRAVQSGASECLVRVAYAPNVERPLDVCYEMAGRGERLAAGFFAHPELVARYPASVIGARLGQGLHF, encoded by the coding sequence ATGATCCGCATCAGCGAGATCGTCCTGCCCGGCCACCCCGACAAGTTCTGCGACCAGGTCGCCGACGCCATCGTCGCCGAAGGCGTCCAGATCGATCCGGACGCCTACGCCCAGATCGAGGTCGCCGTCTGGTCCTGCCAACTCTGGCTCACCGGCGGCATCTGCACCCGACGGCCTCTGGCGCGCACGCTCCGGGAGATCGTGGTGGAAACGGGCCTGGCGATCGGCTACGTGCCGGGCAACCACGTCGACGCCAACCGCTACACGGTGCACAGCGCCGTGTGCGAGGTGCTCGACGACCCCGCCCGGTTCACGGGCAAGGTCAACGACCAGAGCGTGGTGCTCGGCTGGGCCGGCTACGACGCGAACACGCGTTACCTGCCGCCGGAGCACTACCTTTGCCACGTGCTGCGCGAAGCATTGGCCGCGGCCTGCGCCGACGGGCCGCTGGCCGGGCAGGGACCCGACGGCAAATTGCTGCTGCGCCTGCGCGAGGAGGGCGGGCGCTGGATCGTGGAACACCTGCTGGTCACGCTGCAGCAGCGCGCGGATGCGAAGTTCATGGACGTCTGCGAGGCGCTCGTGCAGGTGCTCGCGCTGGCCTACGCCGGGGCCAGGGAGCGCGACCCGCGCTGGCGCGCCCGCTGGGACGAGATCGAGCTGATGATCAACCCCAACGGCCCGCTGGTGCAGGCCGGCAGCAACGGCGACAACGGCCAGACCGGCCGCAAGCTCGTCATGGACTTCTACGGCCCGCGAATCCCCATCGGTGGTGGGGCGCTGTCCGGCAAGCACCTCTCGCACATCGACCGGATCGGGTCGTACGGGGCGCGCGAGGCGGCCGTGAGGGCCGTGCAGTCGGGCGCGTCGGAATGCCTGGTGCGGGTGGCGTACGCGCCCAACGTGGAGCGGCCGCTGGACGTCTGTTACGAGATGGCCGGGAGGGGCGAGCGGCTGGCGGCGGGATTTTTCGCGCATCCGGAACTGGTGGCGCGGTATCCGGCATCGGTGATCGGAGCGAGGCTGGGGCAGGGGCTGCACTTCT
- a CDS encoding MoxR family ATPase: MPTCAHSRLSALGVYGFDRLEPVILAALVTEDPLLLIGASGTGKTFLLNSLSEALGLEHRHYNASLISFDDLVGFPYPDQEHGGVKFLETPATVWGAESVLIDEISRCKPEHQNRLFALVHERRVQGIALPRLRYRWAAMNPCSADQGGAEDYAGSEPLDQALADRFALFVEAPDWDGLDDEARALVADPSGEGRVADDGGQLLRQVASWRSAFAEQVEACPETVLDYVSNAATALNSARIRVSPRRVRLMARSLLAASIVAGELTDELRLTVLKASLPQLTWGPPAREEAVAAAHRFALDCGTSFKGGWVHRFLVERPLARKLDILLVHGRRPDECTQAVNRLLASESRERAAAFAFATYAFAAQGRLVIGAEGVNDLARVAAPILSVEGVVSWQERYADHGTVHPDCDRFARVLAELENSGGRYDRARQFFNWCLVERVSPEDPAALEAEIDNCVRKLAEREAP; this comes from the coding sequence GTGCCTACCTGTGCGCATTCCCGTCTGTCCGCTCTCGGCGTCTACGGATTCGACCGGCTCGAGCCGGTGATCCTGGCCGCGCTGGTCACCGAGGATCCGCTCCTGTTGATCGGCGCCTCGGGCACCGGCAAGACCTTCCTGCTCAACTCCCTCTCCGAGGCCCTGGGCCTCGAGCACCGCCACTACAACGCCAGCCTGATCTCCTTCGACGACCTGGTCGGCTTCCCCTACCCGGACCAGGAACACGGCGGCGTGAAGTTCCTCGAGACGCCGGCCACGGTCTGGGGCGCCGAGTCGGTGCTGATCGACGAGATCAGCCGCTGCAAGCCCGAGCACCAGAACCGCTTGTTCGCTCTCGTGCACGAGCGCCGGGTCCAGGGGATCGCGCTGCCCAGGCTGCGCTACCGCTGGGCGGCGATGAACCCGTGTTCGGCCGACCAGGGCGGGGCCGAGGACTACGCGGGATCGGAGCCGCTGGACCAGGCGCTGGCCGACCGCTTCGCGCTGTTCGTGGAGGCGCCGGACTGGGACGGCCTGGACGATGAGGCGCGGGCCCTCGTCGCCGATCCGAGCGGTGAGGGCCGGGTCGCCGACGACGGGGGTCAGCTCCTGCGACAGGTCGCATCCTGGCGAAGCGCTTTCGCCGAGCAGGTCGAGGCGTGCCCGGAAACGGTCCTGGACTACGTCTCCAATGCGGCTACGGCGCTCAACAGCGCGCGCATCCGCGTCTCACCGCGCCGCGTGCGGCTGATGGCGCGCAGCCTGCTCGCGGCGTCGATCGTCGCCGGCGAACTGACCGATGAGCTGCGACTGACCGTGCTCAAGGCCAGCCTGCCGCAGCTGACCTGGGGGCCTCCCGCCCGGGAGGAAGCCGTGGCGGCGGCCCACCGCTTCGCCCTGGACTGCGGGACTTCCTTCAAGGGCGGCTGGGTCCACCGCTTCCTGGTGGAGCGGCCGCTGGCGAGGAAACTCGACATCCTCCTGGTGCACGGCCGCAGGCCGGACGAGTGCACCCAGGCCGTGAACCGGCTGCTGGCCTCCGAATCCAGGGAGAGGGCCGCCGCCTTCGCCTTCGCCACCTACGCGTTCGCCGCGCAGGGGCGCCTCGTCATCGGCGCGGAAGGGGTCAACGACCTCGCCAGGGTCGCCGCTCCCATCCTGTCCGTGGAGGGCGTGGTCTCCTGGCAGGAGCGGTATGCCGACCATGGCACGGTCCATCCCGATTGCGACCGTTTCGCGCGTGTCCTGGCCGAACTGGAGAACAGCGGCGGACGCTACGACCGGGCGCGCCAGTTTTTCAACTGGTGCCTGGTCGAACGGGTCAGCCCCGAGGATCCCGCGGCCCTGGAGGCCGAGATCGACAACTGCGTCAGGAAGCTCGCGGAAAGGGAGGCGCCGTGA